The Populus alba chromosome 6, ASM523922v2, whole genome shotgun sequence genomic interval AGAGCTAGTAGTTAAGTTGGGAGTCCACTTTTTGCCTATTTACTGAACTTTACCTTGGTTTAGATGTGCTATCAATATCAGATACTGATATTGAGGTTCTATAGATACTATTGATGAAATGATGGGTTAAAAGATCACCTGTTAAATTCCGTGGATCAAGTGAGTTGTTATGGTTCTAATCAGTTGCGCAAACATTTTTGTagtcttgtttttctttgagGTACTAAGAAGGGCCTGGCTGTTTTATAAGATTCTGATTGCTGTCTTTCAGACGGATCAGAGAACCAATTAGCAATCTTGTGATCTCATACCGTGCATGaagcaagaccaatttctttGGGTGTTCATTTTGAAATCCAAATCATCCGAAAACTAGCAAGACAATTATGTAAAAGCAAAGTGTTGTTGACAATGAATGCTTTTTGTTTGGAGATATTATCAAAATTCCTGTGCACCCGTCATCTTTTTTTACAATCGCTGATCTGAAGGGTCTGAATGTTATGGCTATGCCAATCCCCTTTCATATATTCAACAGCCATGTATAGCTCGCAATCAACTTCGATCTGTGCATGCTCAAAAAGTCAGACAAGGTCCAGGCATTGCATTGCTTTATATAATTCATAGAAGAGTTTCTGCAAGGGAGACAAGTTTCAGGTATTGCATGGCTTCACGCGATTCGATAGAAGAGTTTGCGAAGTTTTATGATGCATCCACTGTAACTACTGGGAAATTCATATCCAGGTAGAACAATATTATCAGCTGGAGTTGGATAACAATATAGATGTACCCAAACATCATTCTCTCTCCcccatttctctctctttccttccttttatgTTATAATTACTGGCAGTTACAGGCTACACGGGTTGGCCATGAAAATTTCCAAAGAGTTCCATACTTGAGCAAGGCTTGGCCAGGTGTATGAGACCCAAGTACGGACATGCATGGAGAAGCAACCAAGGAGCGCATTTATCTTTTATTCTGAAGAGCTTTTATATACAGCTTTCATTTACAGTAGGCTGAAAGTAATCGATTATAATATATGTACATTGTTCCGGGGTTGGAGAGCAGGCAAACTATCCCATGCTTCATTATCAGGGAAAGCAGAATTTTCATCAGTTAAGCCATATTGTATCAGTGTTTGATGTTTAGTAGGCCAAACCACCAGCAAAAGCATCTCCATCATGAAGAAGAGACTCTGTCAGCCAATAACCATCCCATGAACCACCGACTCTCTGCCACGCCACGACATATTAGAAGAGGTGATATGACTATGGAGAGTGCATTAAAGCtctacattattattattctaaagtAAAATGACTGAAGGAAACCACTAATCTTAAACCACACAGAGTTTCGCAGAAGGCTAGCTAGCAAGCAAGATGGGAAAAATGAGCAAGTGTCATGGTTTCCAATAAGCTAGACCTCCTAAGAATTTTGCATCAATATGATGGAGGTCACTGGATTACCAGTCAGCCTGATGACAGTCCTCGAAAAGAGCATGGCTTCCAAACAAGAGAGTCAGATCTAAGAATTCAAATAATTACAGTTTTTGGATCTGCAACTTGATTGAGTGAGCATAACATCAAAATACTTGCATTTGACTGTAAAAATAAGCCTGAAGCGAACGGTATGATAATGCATATTGATGACTCTAAAGGCTCGCTGACTATCTATAataaaatcatccaaaattgtttttgaaacaaCTACTGATAGAGTACCATCCCCAGTCAATGCAATCTTATATGAAACATCGTAAAAGATAACCATGACCATGATTTATCTATATAGGTGAGACGAGTCTGCAAGAGGCACAGTTACCTGAACCATGgtaaattgaaatatttcttCCTCCTCAGGGCGATTCCCTCGAATCCATATCCTCTGTTTGAATCGATTCTGTTCCATCCATAACACCCAAACAAATAACATATACAGCAGAAGAGAGAGGATTTATCATATTTAGAAGAATCTATGACTCATAATTTGACAAAAATCCTCTTTGGCCAGCACATATGCATCCATTAGTGAACTCACTCAAACTCATTTGCTTGTCAAGCAGCAAACAAAATGAACTACTAACAGAATCAAAACATGTCTTACTCTACCTCTTTCACGAACAAACTGCTCAAGATCTTCCTCTCCTTGTGACCAAGCAACACTCGATATGTTGAATGGTGAAAAATCCTCCTAAACCTTTCAAACTGCAATGAAATTAGGTTGGCCAACTCAAAAAAGAGGTATTAATTAACACATATAACACACAAACACAGGAAGATATAACAGAATCATGAGTAGAATTCAATGGTACAAACACACAGACTAAGATATTAAAGGGTTCTAAACAGAATTCACTGACCTGCCCTAAATCAAAAAATGGCCCAAAATAAGTAGACCTTTCGAAAGGATCAAATCCAGCAAACTATCAACAGTAAAAACACAAGATAATTATATTAGCCGCAACTTCCAACACTGCATAGTTAAACCCCAAAAAACttagggaaaaaaagagagacaaaaacaaaaacaaaaacaaaaatgataaaaatcaacATGGGTTGTGCTTAGAATTTACCCTATACATGACCTCAATACCATAATCTTGACGAGGTTGATCATTATACTTCAATGCATCAAGCTGGCAATTAACAGCTTCTTCTGCACTAAACTATAACAAGAGTTTAACATAAATTTGATACTCTttcgacaaaaaaaaagaagttaacttctttcatcatttttatgGTCAGAAAGTTACATTTAATCTTGGGCCAAATGGTTTCTTCCTTCGAGATTCAAGCCTGTAATGTATCCATCATAATTaaacccccccaaaaaaaaagtttaaagggaattaaatatgataattcaaccaaaaaaaaaaaactttgagagagagagagaggaatttTGCATACCAATCTGCAGAGAGAAAATCAGGGACATCAGCAGAAGCTCTAAAGCGAGAGCCCAGTTTGTAGTCTCCTCCACTGATGATGGGCTTGGTTTTAGATAGGAGAGACAGAGACTGTGGGGTTGATATAGATGAACAAAACGACATCCTTGGAACCCTGTAAGAGTTCGTATGTTGTCTGTCTCTGAGCTTGTTGATTGTCTGAAAATGGAATTGTTTTTGTGGGTGTTTTTGAGGATGATGAGGTCTGGTTTGATCTTAACCGTTTGATGGTTTTGATTAAAGTGAATAATAGGAACTCAATTATGATTCCCTGAGTTTGGGGACTGGATAGACCAATTTAGAAAACTAtagaaactataaaaatatcaatcacACACTATAAATAGGGCGACAGCTCTCCTCTCCCTCCATACCTCCCTCCAAGTTTGTTTTCCATTGTCGGCCGGCAATcagatcattaaaaaaaaaaaaaaaacctagcaatCAGTTCTTCACGTTATCGGTCTCGCCCCTTTGATGGCCGAAGAAACAGAGGAGGCGGTGAAGACGTTTGCGGATTTGGGGATATGTGAACCATTGGTTGAAGCATGTGAAAGATTAGGATGGAAAAACCCTACAAAAATTCAAGTAGAAGCCATCCCTCATGCTCTTCAAGGCAAAGACTTAATTGCTCTTGCACAAACTGGCTCTGGCAAAACAGCTGCTTTTGCTCTTCCAACCCTCCAAGCCCTTCTTCAAGCTTCAGTCACTTCTGTTCCAGTCTTCTACGCTTGCGTCCTCTCCCCTACCAGGTTAGCTTCTCTATCTTCCAAGAAAcaacaagtttttaaaattttcagttctgcattgttattaaatttcatgtttCTTGTAGGGAGCTGGCAATTCAGATAGCTGAACAGTTTGAAGCTTTGGGGTCCGATATCGGGTTGAGATGTGCTGTTGCAAGTTTCCAATTCCCTCTGTTTTAGGCCTTTCATATACTATATTGTGTTAAGTTCTGCGGGGTAactatccttttcttcttctcttttaacAGCTTGTTGGAGGGGTGGATATGGGGCTACAGACAATTGCCCTTGCAAAGCGGCCTCATATTGTTGTAAGTGTTAATTTTGCGGGCATGATAATACTCTTGACTTTTCTTAAGTTGCAAAAGGAGAGGTTGGCTTGTTTGTGTGAGATTGTTGCCCAGTTAAAGGAGCTAAGATTTGAGAATGCTTCGGTTTTGAATTCTGAACTGAGAAAGAGTGATGTTATGAGTTTCCCGTGTTTATGGCAATCATTTAAATACATTACTGTTCTctgtttgaattttaaattattaaactatagtgctgtttttttataataattgaaCACATGGCCAATGGTTAACATTCTGTTTGTTTCAGGGTGACATGAAGGCACGAGGATAGAGTGGTCATGTGCTTGTTATATCTTCTTcgcacattttattttttatgcttaaaaaacttgatttttagttaatgcatgtttgatttttaaacagCTTGCAAACcttcaactctctctctctctctctaaatataaatagacaCACCTACGCATAGTTAGCAAGTTATTGTACCATGGCTGTGCTTGTCTCTGTTCACATGATTATTTGTGCATGGAAACTCTAAATTTCTAGTGTTTCTTGAATGCAAGTGAAAATGGAATTGCTGATTGTGCATTTTATGAATTGAGTGACCTACATCTTTTGTAGGTTGGTACACCTGGTCGCCTTTTGGATCATTTGTCGAATACAAAAGGATTTTCTCTCCGTACACTGAAATACCTGGTATGATCTCTTTAATGTTATGGTGCACAAAATTAGTTTATCAAGAAACTATGCTCGCATTCAGCTATTCTCCAGATGATTCTGTACATAACAACTGCTACATACATAGTTATGCATGTGTACTAACATGCATTGGAAAAATGTTTATGCATCTAGGTTTATTTTTGGCATCAATCATGCTTCATGAGATGCATGTTAGTTTCCttcctattttaatttcttgaatgaAATATACTGAATCGAGATCCATACAGAAGCATAACTATGTTACTAATATCTTCAGCAAAACTAAATAAGTTAATGGGTGGAAAAACTTAACCACCCTGCTGCTTTGATTCGAAAGTAAAacttaaaaagagagaaagcctCAAGGTTTACAGCCTTCAAGCTAGACCAAAATAGCTCATAATTAAGAAGTCTTAATCGGTACATGAATATGTCCTCCCTTTGTAGTCTCTTCTAGACTAAGTAggaaatacaaattcaaatagGAATAAAAACTTCTAATACCTAAATAAAAGTAAGAGTAAAATGTACCAGGGCCCTTTACTATTAGTCAAAGCACAAAGAGGccttgatcaaatatttcagcGCAAACAATCCCTAAACAAAATTGGGAGTGGAAACTAGTCCTCCTATCAAATGGAGTCAGGTTTCCATCCAATTtggtttaaataaaatcaagtgtCTAGCACATGGCACCCTAGTCCACTTAAAGAAGGATCCAATTGGTGTTGAATAATTTGTTTAGGGACTATTTGTGCTTTGACTGATTGTATAGGGGGCTTGACacgttttacttaaaaaaattggatGGAAACCTAACTTCACTTGACAGGAGTAGAAGTTTTTAtccctattttttttagggGCTGTTTGTGCTGAACAATTTATTTAGAGACTCTTTGTGCTTTGATCAGTAATACAGGAGGTCCTGGTACATTTTACTCCAATAGTAATCCATCATGGACACTCTGATATGCTTCAATAGTATCTCCCTTTGTCTGTCATTTTCTAGTTCAGTCATCCAACATACGAGGCAAGAAGTAAATTACTTTGAAGACTCATTGGCTAAGCAAGGAGTGGAAATAGATGGCCATCTCATGGTCATGAATTTCGTCCCATTTTCCTTCAACCTTTCGATCTTGCTCTTTGTATTTCTGTTCCAATTTCATAATGCCATCCACTCGATGGCTTGTTTGCTGGTCTTTCTCTAATCAGTAACGTATAACCTTACTCTCGTCGTCatcaaacaatacaaaaaataaataaaaatatatactatgATTAGTAAATGTTATAAGACTCCCAGGTAAACTAGAATTCCTTTATAAACAActtttttctggaaaaaaaaatagaattaaagaaTTCCtaattctcttttttcttggttgcatCAATTCGTGTCTCCATTTTAGCAAAACCTTGAGAAGGGTGATGATAATTTGTGATAGACTCGTGTGACAGCGCTGCTTCCAGTTCATGCCTTGATGTATTGGAAGTGTTAATCTGTCTAAAAATGCTAAAAGTGAAAATGTTCATGTTACCTTTTATCCTTGGTACCTTGAatactaatttgtttttttatgtgtcaTGTGCCACATTTGACAGATCCTGGATGAGGCAGACAGGTTGCTAAATGAAGAGTTTGAGAAATCACTGGATGAAATTCTAACTGTTATTCCACGGGATCggaaaacatatttgttttctgCAACTATGACAAAGAAGGTTGAGCCATATGCATTGAAATGATAATTGACATTTAAATCTGCATGGTGTTTTTGTTTCCCATGAAGTATGAATGAATTCCTTGCAAATGAATGAAATAAGATTGACAATTTTCTAGAAACTATTAAAAGCTGATTACAGTAGTTTAGTATGGCTTTAAAAGACAGAAATTCAATATTTCTCTGCAACAATGACTCTCAAGCTGGATTTTCATGCTGGCACAAGTAGGCGCTTGGCTGGACAATACGCATGAGGTTTCATAAATAACTGTGGCTGGTATCTTTATCtggaattttgaattattaaatgACTTCCAAATATTtgcaatgaaataaatatagattGATTGTAGAAGAAAAGAGCTGTTTTACAGTTAGAAATGAATTATATTTACCATACATTCTAATGCTAGAAACTGAGGCCTATTCCATAGAGGttgaaaggaaaatgaagaaaaaataaattagatggcATTCAACAATTGAACAAATTGTTCTCTTGGTTTTCAGGTTCGAAAGCTCCAAAGGGCTTGTTTAAGAAATCCTGTGAAGGTGAGGCGATATGATTTTCATCTGCTGTATTTATTCTTAGCCTTTTTTTCCCTAACTGCTAGCACAAATTGCAATTTCAATCATTTCAGATAGAAGTGGCATCCAAATATTCTGTTGTCGAGACATTGAGGCAGCAACTTCTCTTTTGTCCTGCTAAGTACAAGGTTTCTTCTTTTCCTATTGGTGCAtatctttgaaaatattttacaaaaggaCTGGGTGTTGAAGTATACAAGTATGTAATGGTGATTGGCAGAACAAAAAGGGGAATCCAAAATTGATTATACTGATAGGGCAATTTATTCTAAGCAAACATGTAATTTTGGAATGAACctttaaattgtatttatacAAGGCATCTGATGAAAACCAGGTTAATGGTTTTGAAAAGTGTGTATGGATCCCGTCATTCATGTTTTATTAAGTTTGTCTTCTAAAAAGGAGGTAATGCTCTTTTCTCAATATCCATAATGAGGGTGAACACACATCTTGTTGCTCTTTCCCATTCTTATCCATGTCCTTTACTGCAAGATCTGATTGTAGTATGTGGTCTTCTGATCAGTCAATTGATTTATCTTCTAAACCTTTCTTCCATATCCTTCCATAACTACAAAAACTAATTTCCTTAACATTGTTCTTGAACCTCAAATGCTCTATCTGATAGTAGAATATGATCTTCTGACCGGTTGGaagaattgttttgaaaatcctTTCTTCTGCATCCTTCCCCAGCCCCAAATGCTCTACTTATCCTGTAGATGATTTATCCAGAAATCTAAGGTGACTTCCAAAGTTGACATTTTAGTTTAGTGTTCATCACAAGATTAATACTACAAAATTTTCTGCAGCTTAGATTTCCTGACAAGGCTATGCATTGTCATTATTCTCCTTGGTATTCTGTTacattctcttctctttctaaaAGTAGTTGTTTCCTAGGACCTTATAAAAGAACAAACCAGGCTCATTAGTGTCTGTTTTCGAATTTATCTTGCACACTTAATTTTGTGTGGTAAACTAGAGGTgaacttttatttctttctgatCAGCTAGGGGAATGTTTCAGGATCTGATtaaacattttgattttctgttaAACATAGGTAATGGAGCATCTTGCATGGTGTAAAATAGTCAATGAAGAAATAATCCTCATCTtagtaattgtgtttttttaaaatagtcaaTTGCAGAATTCTTTTGTGGTTTATTTATCATGAGATTGAATCTTTCAATCTGGAATGGGCGAATGCTTTTAAGCTATGTGAGGTCAATGAAAAGTTTCCATCCAAGTTGTACTATACCATAAATGTAAAGCACACAGCAGAACTGATAGAAAAGAGTATTGCTTAACCCCATTATCTTGATCGAGCAAGTCTCGCATGTTTCAGATCTGTCTTATCAAGCATTCACTGTAGTGGTGATAAAGAATAAATACTTAATGGGACTCCAGGTCTCTGTTATGCATATAACAATTGAGATAATAATTGTTGGGTCTTGTGCTCCAATAAAGCTCAACAAGAAGACACCGCTTCCATTCCTTTTCCTTTCGCAGTTAATGTCTCTGTTAGGCTGATTTGCATTATTTATGCCTGCAGGAATGCTATCTTGTACATACTCTGACTCTGAAATCTGGAGCTTCTACCATGGTTTTCACACGGACATGTGATGCAACTCATTTTTTGGCTTTGGTTCTTCGAAATCTTGGTCTAAGGGCCATCCCCATTAATGGCCACATGAGTCAGGTAAAACTTATTTAAtcgaagtttttttcttcttgattttgctttattttttttattatcgtttTCTTTCGATCTTCTTGGTTTTGTTGCCTCGGTTTTATTGTTCGTTAGAAATTGTCTCTCACTTTGTcagtggaatattttttttacagtcTAAGAGGCTTGGAGCCTTAAACAAGTTCAAAGCTGGCGAGTGCAATATTCTCATATGCACTGATGTTGCAAGTAGAGGACTTGATATTCCATCTGTGGATATGGTTGTTAATTATGATATCCCCACCAACTCTAAGGTAGCCTACTA includes:
- the LOC118050324 gene encoding uncharacterized protein, producing MSFCSSISTPQSLSLLSKTKPIISGGDYKLGSRFRASADVPDFLSADWLESRRKKPFGPRLNFSAEEAVNCQLDALKYNDQPRQDYGIEVMYRFAGFDPFERSTYFGPFFDLGQFERFRRIFHHSTYRVLLGHKERKILSSLFVKENRFKQRIWIRGNRPEEEEIFQFTMVQRVGGSWDGYWLTESLLHDGDAFAGGLAY
- the LOC118050323 gene encoding DEAD-box ATP-dependent RNA helicase 10; this translates as MAEETEEAVKTFADLGICEPLVEACERLGWKNPTKIQVEAIPHALQGKDLIALAQTGSGKTAAFALPTLQALLQASVTSVPVFYACVLSPTRELAIQIAEQFEALGSDIGLRCAVLVGGVDMGLQTIALAKRPHIVVGTPGRLLDHLSNTKGFSLRTLKYLILDEADRLLNEEFEKSLDEILTVIPRDRKTYLFSATMTKKVRKLQRACLRNPVKIEVASKYSVVETLRQQLLFCPAKYKECYLVHTLTLKSGASTMVFTRTCDATHFLALVLRNLGLRAIPINGHMSQSKRLGALNKFKAGECNILICTDVASRGLDIPSVDMVVNYDIPTNSKDYIHRVGRTARAGRSGLAISLVNQNEIGWFKQIENLIGIRMSDIRPHQEEIMLLLERVTEAKRISQKQIKEPGGKKRKGRGDEDEEEEEIDKYMSKKDRRFKKKNKR